One window from the genome of Rubinisphaera margarita encodes:
- the rsmH gene encoding 16S rRNA (cytosine(1402)-N(4))-methyltransferase RsmH, translating to MPKPTRHRPVMLRETLQALELAPGLIVVDGTVGAAGHSQKIVEKIRPEGTLLGLDRDQEMLARAAETLTGEPHAPSARYQIGDDVLLRHAPHSELEAVLQDEGLPLVDRILVDLGLSSDQLESEERGFGFRTEGLLDMRFDKTTGQPVADWLADASIAEITTVLSEYGEEPLAGQLAEEMSSRARRGSLRTADQLRELIEEVYQKQGHRLGNSHPATRTFQALRIAVNAELEHVQRFLTEVAPACLKTGGLLAVISFHSLEDRLTKNAFQNRDLWSSASRKPIGPSSLECKMNPRSRSAKLRIGIRAD from the coding sequence ATGCCGAAACCGACCCGACATCGTCCTGTCATGCTGCGAGAGACGCTGCAGGCTCTCGAGCTCGCTCCCGGTCTGATCGTTGTCGATGGCACGGTCGGGGCAGCGGGGCATAGTCAGAAGATTGTCGAGAAGATCCGGCCGGAGGGGACACTGCTTGGGCTCGATCGTGATCAGGAGATGCTCGCGCGGGCGGCGGAAACGCTCACGGGTGAACCGCACGCTCCGTCCGCTCGCTATCAGATTGGCGACGACGTCCTGCTCCGCCACGCGCCTCATTCCGAGCTGGAAGCGGTCCTGCAGGACGAAGGGCTGCCGCTGGTCGATCGGATTCTGGTCGACCTGGGGCTGTCGTCCGATCAGCTGGAGTCAGAAGAACGGGGCTTCGGGTTCCGCACCGAGGGGCTGCTCGACATGCGATTCGATAAAACGACCGGGCAACCGGTGGCGGACTGGCTGGCCGACGCATCCATTGCAGAAATTACAACGGTCCTCAGTGAATACGGGGAAGAGCCGCTAGCTGGACAACTGGCCGAAGAGATGTCGTCGCGGGCTCGTCGCGGCAGTCTGCGCACGGCCGATCAGCTGCGGGAGCTGATTGAAGAGGTTTACCAGAAGCAGGGGCATCGGCTCGGCAATTCGCATCCGGCGACGCGAACGTTTCAGGCGCTGCGAATCGCTGTGAACGCGGAACTTGAGCATGTGCAACGGTTTCTGACCGAAGTCGCTCCCGCCTGTTTGAAGACGGGCGGTCTGCTGGCCGTCATCAGTTTCCATTCGCTGGAAGACCGGCTCACGAAAAACGCCTTTCAGAATCGGGACCTCTGGAGCAGTGCGAGCCGCAAACCGATCGGGCCATCTTCGCTGGAATGTAAGATGAACCCCCGCAGCCGATCGGCGAAGCTGAGAATCGGTATTCGCGCCGACTGA